From the Solanum lycopersicum chromosome 10, SLM_r2.1 genome, one window contains:
- the LOC101264273 gene encoding fructose-1,6-bisphosphatase, chloroplastic: MAEALLGTKCSSSSSISHLSPNFHLFPTNIKRSQHLIHGNFSPNSRIRREAASLEGAKTAPAQIKKPKNRYEMVNLTTWLLQQEQAGNIDAELAIVLSSISLACKQIASLLQRSSIVNITGTQGTVNIQGEDQKKLDVISNELFCNCLRSSGRTGIIASEEEDVPVAVEETYSGNYIVVFDPIDGSANIDIALTTGSIFGIYGPDQQCLVDMDDDSTIDQAREKCIVSVCQPGSNLVAAGYCLYSSSVVYTLSVGNGVYAFTLDPAYGEFVLTHEDIKIPKAGRIYSFNEGNYDLWDEKLQSYLDHLKQPGPNGKPYSGRYIGCLVGEIHRMLLYGGIYGNPKNKNSKNGNLRLLYECAPMSYIIEQAGGKATDGNQRILEIMPEQIHQRTPIFIGSPEEIEKLEKYLD, encoded by the exons ATGGCTGAAGCTCTTCTTGGAACCAAATGCTCAAGTTCTTCTTCCATTTCTCATCTCTCTCCTAATTTCCATCTCTTCCCCACCAATATCAAGAGATCACAACATCTCATCCATGGAAATTTCAGTCCTAATTCAAGAATCCGCCGCGAAGCAGCGAGCTTGGAAGGAGCAAAAACAGCTCCAGCACAGATCAAGAAACCGAAAAACAGATATGAAATGGTAAACTTGACAACATGGTTGTTGCAGCAAGAACAAGCAGGCAACATAGATGCAGAATTAGCCATAGTTCTTTCGAGCATATCACTAGCCTGCAAGCAAATCGCATCGCTTTTACAAAGGTCTAGTATTGTAAACATTACTGGAACTCAAGGCACTGTTAATATCCAAGGTGAAGATCAGAAGAAACTTGATGTTATATCTAACGAG TTGTTCTGTAATTGTCTAAGATCAAGTGGGAGGACAGGGATAATAGCATCAGAGGAAGAAGACGTACCCGTGGCAGTTGAAGAAACTTATTCTGGAAATTATATTGTAGTGTTTGACCCCATTGATGGATCTGCTAACATTGATATTGCCTTAACCACTGGATCAATTTTTGGAATTTATGGTCCAGATCAGCAATGCCTTGTAGACATGGATGATGATTCCACG ATTGATCAAGCCAGGGAGAAGTGTATAGTCAGTGTTTGTCAGCCAGGGAGCAATTTAGTAGCAGCAGGATATTGTCTTTATTCAAGTTCAGTGGTCTACACACTCTCGGTAGGAAACGGAGTATATGCATTTACTTTAGACCCTGCATATGGAGAATTTGTTTTGACACATGAAGATATCAAAATACCCAAGGCTGGAAGGATCTATTCTTTTAATGAGGGAAACTATGATCTCTGGGATGAGAAATTGCAGAGTTATCTTGACCACTTAAAGCAACCAGGTCCTAATGGCAAGCCATACTCAGGCCGTTACATAGGTTGTCTCGTGGGTGAAATCCACAGAATGTTGTTGTATGGAGGGATATATGGAAATCCTAAGAACAAGAACAGCAAAAATGGGAACTTGAGGCTATTGTACGAGTGTGCGCCCATGAGCTATATCATAGAACAAGCTGGTGGCAAAGCAACAGATGGCAACCAAAGGATACTGGAAATCATGCCTGAGCag ATACATCAGCGAACACCTATTTTTATTGGAAGCCCAGAAGAAATTGAGAAGCTGGAAAAGTACCTTGACTGA
- the LOC101264687 gene encoding uncharacterized protein — protein MKKVKTKAENIGKGKVTPIQVAFIVDRYLSDNDFSETRSTFCSEASHILSNLPVKEAPRSLLSLGAMLDEYICLKEQKVFLEQEKLQVQNLLRGMQQVMNGYNASANLLPSALVPASSGPLLQQSSPGYCSAYTSPALMSASMPSKAAADTMKFSTPSSVPTTSKRKGSKDVVSDASIAAKKYRTRSPTNQLSLKGASSMPQDDKHNNNLKSSAVQPSDPIDEPKRSPVQGSNKNSSVQGSNNAKCLSEHPIQSPLTNYSDPKTPPIQSSSQTDKSISPLGIYSTATSIKEAAPSHLMSTNHMIISAETIQVTPTKQIAYYSIERNHRVSTSSPVNANLNRSVKRDQVKGRLDFDASDIPSSSEVPQVPDRILTSDSEKEGDTFDLDLSNFGLLGENFNLAELLHHFDIDVQGVDHSCQDKLDFFPDSFSGSPYESGNVNIDGNQITSQLSSQVFSEKDTSLQGSDTVKTMKSVTKCVQLLSPVKSNRSSRH, from the exons atgaagaaagtgaaaacCAAAGCTGAAAATATAGGCAAAGGAAAAGTAACTCCTATCCAAGTTGCTTTCATCGTTGATCGTTACCTCTCCGATAACGATTTCTCCGAAACCCGCTCCACTTTCTGCTCTGAAGCTTCTCATATCCTATCCAACTTGCCTGTCAAGGAG GCGCCGAGGAGTTTATTGAGTTTAGGAGCAATGTTGGATGAGTACATATGTTTGAAAGAGCAAAAAGTTTTTTTAGAGCAAGAGAAATTGCAGGTTCAGAATTTGTTAAGGGGGATGCAACAAGTTATGAATGGTTATAATGCAAGTGCAAATCTGCTGCCCTCTGCCCTAGTTCCTGCTTCTTCAGGACCTTTGCTCCAACAGTCTTCACCAG GTTATTGTTCTGCATACACTAGTCCAGCTCTTATGTCAGCATCAATGCCTTCCAAAGCTGCTGCTGATACCATGAAATTTTCTACTCCAAGTTCCGTCCCGACAACTTCAAAAAGGAAAGGGTCCAAGGATGTTGTTTCAGATGCTTCCATAGCTGCCAAGAAATATCGTACACGGTCACCCACAAATCAGTTGTCACTTAAAG GGGCTAGTTCAATGCCACAAGATGATAAGCATAACAATAATTTGAAGAGCTCTGCGGTTCAGCCATCAGATCCCATTGATGAACCTAAGAGGTCACCAGTCCAAGGATCTAACAAAAATTCATCAGTCCAAGGATCTAACAATGCGAAGTGTTTGTCTGAGCACCCCATTCAATCCCCTCTAACTAATTATTCTGACCCTAAGACACCTCCAATACAATCTTCATCCCAAACTGACAAATCTATATCTCCGCTTGGAATTTATTCAACAGCAACTTCCATCAAAGAAGCTGCTCCCTCTCATCTAATGTCGACTAACCACATGATAATCTCTGCAGAGACAATTCAAGTGACCCCCACCAAACAAATAGCATACTATTCCATAGAAAGAAATCACCGTGTTTCGACTTCCTCACCAGTTAATGCAAACTTGAATAGGTCTGTGAAGAGAGATCAAGTAAAAGGTAGGTTAGATTTTGATGCCTCAGACATTCCAAGTAGTTCAGAGGTACCACAAGTTCCTGACAGGATTTTAACATCTGATTCTGAGAAGGAAGGAGATACTTTTGACTTGGATTTATCTAACTTTGGTCTTCTGGGAGAGAATTTCAATCTTGCTGAGCTGCTGCATCATTTCGACATTGATGTACAAGGGGTTGATCATTCTTGCCAGGACAAACTGGACTTTTTTCCAGATTCCTTTTCAGG GTCACCATATGAATCTGGAAATGTCAACATTGACGGAAACCAAATAACATCACAGCTTTCATCGCAAGTCTTTTCAGAGAAGGATACAAGTTTACAAG GTTCAGATACTGTGAAAACTATGAAATCGGTTACCAAATGTGTCCAACTTTTAAGTCCTG TTAAGAGTAACAGAAGCTCGAGACATTAG
- the LOC101258019 gene encoding ataxin-3 homolog, whose amino-acid sequence MEEVSNGGMLYHEVQESKLCVVHCVNTVLQGPFFSEFDLVAVASDLDHTERQMMGVPVLQKVLEVWDLQIIPLDSPVAELAQIDPELRNAFICHLQNHWFCIRKVNGEWYNFESLKPAPDHLSKFYLSAYLDSLKGFGWSIFLVSGKFPKECPISSSEASSGYGQWLLPEDAERITKSCNAAQRTGSRSGQTQWQSVPYRQYEEQGMLLDEEDEDLKVAIAASLLDAAPAVSTKPDTLENENKDNSAANA is encoded by the exons ATGGAAGAAGTTAGCAATGGAGGGATGTTGTACCACGAGGTACAAGAATCTAAGCTTTGCGTTGTACATTGTGTAAACACCGTTTTACAGGGGCCTTTCTTCTCAGAGTTCGATTTGGTTGCGGTAGCTTCCGATCTCGATCATACGGAGCGGCAGATGATGGG GGTGCCA GTTTTGCAAAAGGTACTGGAGGTATGGGATCTTCAAATCATTCCACTGGATAGCCCAGTTGCTGAGCTGGCTCAGATTGACCCAGAACTGAGAAATGCATTTATCTGTCACTTGCAGAACCATTGGTTCTGTATCAGGAAAGTAAATGGGGAGTGGTACAACTTTGAAAGTCTCAAGCCGGCTCCTGATCACCTCTCCAAATTTTACCTTTCAGCGTATCTTGACTCCTTAAAAGGCTTTGGCTGGAGCATTTTCCTGGTGAGCGGAAAATTTCCCAAGGAATGTCCGATCTCTTCCTCTGAAGCTTCTAGTGGATATGGACAGTGGCTGTTACCAGAAGATGCGGAGAGGATTACCAAGTCCTGCAATGCTGCACAGAGAACAGGTAGCAGAAGTGGTCAAACTCAGTGGCAATCTGTTCCCTACCGCCAATACGAGGAACAAGGTATGCTTTtagatgaagaagatgaggatTTGAAAGTTGCAATTGCTGCCAGCTTGCTGGATGCTGCCCCCGCAGTCAGCACCAAACCTGATACCttggaaaatgaaaataaggacAATAGTGCAGCTAATGCATGA
- the LOC101252240 gene encoding tubulin beta-2 chain: MREILHIQGGQCGNQIGAKFWEVVCAEHGIDSTGRYSGDSDLQLERINVYYNEATCGRFVPRAVLMDLEPGTMDSIRSGPYGQIFRPDNFVFGQSGAGNNWAKGHYTEGAELIDAVLDVVRKEAENCDCLQGFQVCHSLGGGTGSGMGTLLISKIREEYPDRMMLTFSVFPSPKVSDTVVEPYNATLSVHQLVENADECMVLDNEALYDICFRTLKLTTPSFGDLNHLISATMSGVTCCLRFPGQLNSDLRKLAVNLIPFPRLHFFMVGFAPLTSRGSQQYRALTVPELTQQMWDAKNMMCAADPRHGRYLTASAMFRGKMSTKEVDEQMLNVQNKNSSYFVEWIPNNVKSTVCDIPPTGLKMASTFIGNSTSIQEMFRRVSEQFTAMFRRKAFLHWYTGEGMDEMEFTEAESNMNDLVSEYQQYQDATADDEGEYYEEEDEEDVNEN; encoded by the exons ATGCGTGAAATCCTTCATATTCAAGGTGGACAATGCGGTAACCAAATTGGTGCCAAGTTTTGGGAAGTTGTTTGTGCGGAACACGGCATTGATTCTACCGGACGTTACAGCGGTGATTCTGATCTCCAGCTTGAGAGAATTAATGTCTATTACAATGAGGCTACCTGTGGAAGGTTTGTTCCTAGGGCTGTTCTTATGGATCTGGAGCCTGGTACCATGGACAGTATTAGATCTGGTCCTTATGGACAGATCTTCCGTCCTGATAACTTTGTTTTTGGACAATCTGGTGCTGGTAACAATTGGGCCAAGGGACATTACACCGAAGGTGCTGAATTGATTGATGCCGTTCTCGATGTTGTTCGTAAGGAAGCTGAGAACTGTGACTGCCTTCAAG GATTTCAAGTGTGCCATTCATTGGGTGGAGGAACGGGATCTGGTATGGGTACGCTTTTGATCTCAAAGATCAGAGAAGAATACCCAGACAGAATGATGCTTACCTTCTCCGTTTTCCCTTCACCTAAGGTTTCTGATACTGTTGTTGAGCCTTATAATGCTACCTTGTCTGTGCATCAATTGGTTGAAAATGCTGATGAGTGCATGGTTCTCGACAACGAGGCTCTATACGATATCTGCTTCAGAACCCTAAAGCTTACCACCCCAAGCT TTGGAGATCTAAATCATCTGATATCAGCTACAATGTCTGGTGTCACCTGTTGCTTGCGTTTCCCTGGACAGTTGAACTCTGATCTTAGGAAGTTAGCTGTGAATCTGATTCCATTCCCTAGGCTCCATTTCTTCATGGTTGGTTTTGCACCACTGACTTCACGTGGTTCTCAGCAATACAGGGCTTTGACAGTGCCAGAGCTTACACAGCAAATGTGGGATGCCAAGAACATGATGTGCGCAGCTGACCCACGTCATGGAAGATACTTGACTGCCTCTGCTATGTTCAGGGGTAAGATGAGCACGAAAGAAGTGGATGAACAGATGCTCAATGTGCAAAACAAGAACTCTTCCTACTTTGTTGAATGGATTCCAAACAATGTCAAGTCAACTGTTTGTGATATCCCACCAACCGGGCTTAAAATGGCATCTACCTTCATTGGGAACTCAACATCTATTCAAGAGATGTTTAGGCGTGTGAGCGAGCAGTTCACTGCTATGTTTAGGAGAAAAGCTTTCTTGCATTGGTACACTGGGGAAGGAATGGACGAGATGGAGTTCACTGAGGCAGAGAGTAACATGAATGATCTGGTATCTGAATATCAGCAGTACCAGGACGCCACTGCTGATGATGAGGGAGAATATTACGAggaggaagatgaagaggatGTCAATGAGAATTAA
- the LOC101253546 gene encoding uncharacterized protein has protein sequence MTCIMRSCFILFFVSMVFLQGTTLGSFICEDLATNVCGFAISTSGKRCLLENSSGKDGKVEYQCKTSEVVVANMREHIETEECVDACGVDRNTVGISSDALLDSQFTSKLCSLDCYHHCPNIIDLYFNLAAGEGVYLPDLCNKQRTNPHRAIIELSSNGGPIEDAPAPSPLSFLI, from the exons ATGACTTGTATTATGAGATCAtgtttcattcttttctttgttaGCATGGTTTTTCTCCAAGGCACTACTCTAG GGAGTTTTATCTGTGAGGATTTGGCAACAAATGTTTGTGGATTTGCGATTTCGACATCAGGCAAACGGTGTTTGTTGGAAAATTCATCAGGTAAGGATGGGAAAGTGGAGTACCAATGCAAGACATCTGAGGTGGTTGTTGCAAACATGAGGGAACACATTGAGACAGAGGAATGTGTCGATGCTTGTGGCGTCGATAGAAACACTGTTGGAATCTCTTCTGATGCTCTGCTTGATTCACAATTTACCTCAAAACTTTGTTCCCTTGATTGTTACCATCATTGTCCCAACATAATAGACCTTTACTTCAACTTAGCTGCTGGTGAAG GTGTGTATTTGCCTGATTTATGCAACAAACAGAGGACGAATCCACATCGTGCCATAATTGAGTTATCGAGCAATGGAGGTCCAATCGAAGATGCTCCAGCTCCATCCcctctttctttcttaatttga